The Lysobacter gummosus genome includes a region encoding these proteins:
- a CDS encoding MmcQ/YjbR family DNA-binding protein, whose amino-acid sequence MDTNAVKKHCRAYPGAEESLHGAPSNILVYSVGGKFFAYFKTSEPERWRFSFKTSSDRFLELTGIPGVKTARFMGRYHWVTVVDVRSLPAEYLRELIDWSYRRALGNLSRKRQAEALADASQAQRLRLAPIAPPKARPRLLAQRPPVHRVRGRS is encoded by the coding sequence ATGGACACCAACGCCGTAAAGAAACATTGCCGCGCCTATCCCGGCGCGGAAGAAAGCCTGCACGGCGCGCCGTCGAACATCCTGGTCTACAGCGTGGGCGGAAAATTCTTCGCCTACTTCAAGACCAGCGAGCCCGAGCGCTGGCGTTTCAGCTTCAAGACCTCCTCCGACCGCTTCCTCGAACTCACCGGCATCCCCGGGGTCAAGACCGCGCGCTTCATGGGCCGCTATCACTGGGTGACCGTGGTCGATGTGCGCAGCCTGCCCGCGGAGTATCTGCGCGAGTTGATCGATTGGTCGTACCGGCGCGCGCTCGGCAATCTGAGCCGCAAGCGCCAGGCCGAGGCCCTGGCCGATGCCAGCCAGGCGCAGCGCCTCAGGCTGGCGCCGATCGCGCCGCCGAAAGCTCGCCCAAGACTTTTAGCGCAGCGTCCACCCGTGCATCGAGTGCGTGGCCGTAGTTGA
- a CDS encoding GFA family protein codes for MTVQTYQASCHCGAIRYEVDLDLEAGTGRCNCSMCSKLRKWGALVKPDAFRLLSAKPEDVGTYQFGTFSGTYHFCKHCGVHAYGSGDLEVLGGKYYSVNVACLDVDHQVWAAAPVKYMDGLNNNWFETPKVTAHM; via the coding sequence ATGACCGTCCAGACCTACCAGGCCAGCTGCCACTGCGGCGCCATCCGTTATGAAGTCGATCTCGACCTGGAGGCCGGCACCGGGCGCTGCAATTGCTCGATGTGCAGCAAGCTGCGCAAGTGGGGCGCGCTGGTGAAGCCCGATGCGTTCCGTCTGCTCAGCGCCAAGCCGGAAGATGTCGGCACTTACCAGTTCGGCACCTTCAGCGGCACCTACCACTTCTGCAAGCACTGCGGCGTGCATGCCTACGGCAGCGGCGATCTGGAAGTGCTCGGCGGCAAGTACTACTCGGTCAATGTCGCCTGCCTGGACGTGGATCACCAGGTGTGGGCGGCGGCGCCGGTCAAGTACATGGACGGTCTGAACAACAACTGGTTCGAAACGCCGAAGGTGACCGCGCATATGTGA
- a CDS encoding S8 family serine peptidase: MKKMSSKKFAVLGLAAACATVLVWSRQQTQAPDAASVGALAGANAASVAAGSVYASMQPVAMNAPTPRNAAQSKLGAGQLLQAVQALSQSQSQSGGASAPSASSQRGPAYRGASVAEQIAALDRAGIPSRFRDGEKVKVNVDLSLTYDQVQNPSLLDRATASLRETLLAAGMQAHQINGSPSIEASVPLARLEWVAGLQSVAQVSLMTMSQTTAFSDGATASNIDQLRSLGNYDQLAAGLRRELNGEGLTIAIVDHFNNLNGAVQALQDAAEWPQNSDVEADKLTLTASTSGAFGYRGAAHGNAVTEIAYDIAPSAKFRLYDNTGAADWVSAIQDAANLNAQNVAQGEPRAQVITASLGFNLAAPGDGTGTGSDLKGLYDAIDAAKNNGVIVLNAAGNEAQVHWDDDSTAGAGVNVLQDFLVGNVGANGAAIVESINPLTIGGRYDGCIPVGARTQKDRDTFEFNLWLGWNDWTSANNTTNADYRLELVRWADAVTRNGRVVTPAGWVAVAQSDFAQTGAAGQQPLEFISYQAPAATRTTACNAQGFDPARFAGGGKFGVRITRKTAGVNNFLRLMNSGYNFQYAQTARSLIHPADAASVITVAALDAATSNLEAYSSRGPVLGAGGARPAGQAAGNAKPDLANFANVDTVSYGDNAFNGTSSATPHAAALALLGLQHQRQLTDATVPAPLPADATAQQKAERAALLTQRNVNLADATYDALVYVSSTGGNDLGDAGFDASYGNGRLKFHANAESCFLSATYDAKYRSLLPAQASPLPAGQKSYEQLRIDNSATCAAN, translated from the coding sequence ATGAAGAAGATGTCTTCGAAGAAATTCGCCGTGCTCGGCCTCGCCGCCGCTTGCGCCACGGTGTTGGTGTGGTCGCGGCAGCAGACGCAGGCGCCGGATGCCGCGTCGGTCGGCGCGCTCGCCGGCGCCAACGCCGCCAGCGTCGCCGCCGGTTCGGTGTACGCCTCGATGCAGCCGGTGGCGATGAACGCGCCGACGCCGCGCAACGCCGCGCAAAGCAAGCTCGGCGCCGGCCAATTGTTGCAAGCGGTGCAGGCCTTGTCGCAATCGCAGAGCCAGAGCGGCGGCGCGTCCGCACCGTCGGCGTCTTCGCAGCGCGGCCCGGCGTATCGCGGCGCTTCGGTGGCCGAGCAGATCGCCGCGCTCGACCGCGCCGGCATTCCCTCGCGCTTTCGCGATGGCGAGAAGGTCAAGGTCAACGTCGATCTGTCGCTGACCTACGATCAAGTGCAGAACCCCAGCCTGCTCGACCGCGCGACCGCGTCGCTGCGCGAGACCTTGCTTGCCGCCGGCATGCAGGCGCATCAGATCAACGGCTCGCCGAGCATCGAAGCGTCGGTGCCGCTGGCGCGCCTGGAATGGGTCGCCGGCCTGCAGTCGGTCGCGCAGGTGTCGTTGATGACGATGTCGCAGACCACCGCCTTCAGCGACGGCGCCACCGCCAGCAACATCGATCAGCTGCGCTCGCTCGGCAATTACGATCAGCTCGCCGCCGGCTTGCGCAGGGAGCTCAACGGCGAAGGCCTGACCATCGCCATCGTGGATCACTTCAACAATCTCAACGGCGCGGTCCAGGCGCTGCAGGACGCCGCGGAGTGGCCGCAGAACAGCGACGTCGAAGCCGACAAGCTGACCCTGACCGCGTCCACCAGCGGCGCCTTCGGTTATCGCGGCGCGGCGCACGGCAACGCGGTCACCGAAATCGCCTACGACATCGCGCCATCGGCCAAATTCCGCCTGTACGACAACACCGGCGCCGCCGACTGGGTCAGCGCGATCCAGGACGCGGCCAATCTCAACGCGCAGAACGTGGCGCAGGGCGAGCCGCGCGCGCAGGTCATCACCGCGTCGCTGGGCTTCAACCTCGCCGCGCCCGGCGACGGCACCGGCACCGGCAGCGATCTCAAGGGCCTGTACGACGCCATCGACGCGGCCAAGAACAACGGCGTGATCGTGCTCAACGCCGCCGGCAACGAGGCGCAGGTGCATTGGGACGACGATAGCACCGCCGGCGCGGGCGTCAACGTGCTGCAGGATTTCCTGGTCGGCAATGTCGGCGCCAACGGCGCGGCGATCGTGGAAAGCATCAATCCGCTGACCATCGGCGGCCGCTACGACGGCTGCATCCCGGTCGGCGCCAGAACCCAGAAGGACCGCGACACCTTCGAGTTCAACCTGTGGCTGGGCTGGAACGACTGGACCAGCGCGAACAACACCACCAACGCCGACTACCGGCTGGAGCTGGTGCGCTGGGCCGACGCGGTCACCCGCAACGGCCGCGTGGTCACGCCGGCCGGCTGGGTCGCGGTGGCGCAATCGGATTTCGCCCAGACCGGCGCCGCCGGTCAACAGCCGCTGGAATTCATTTCCTACCAGGCGCCGGCTGCGACCAGGACCACCGCCTGCAATGCGCAGGGCTTCGACCCCGCGCGCTTCGCCGGCGGCGGCAAGTTCGGCGTGCGCATCACCCGCAAGACCGCGGGCGTGAACAACTTCCTGCGCCTGATGAACTCGGGCTACAACTTCCAGTACGCGCAGACCGCGCGTTCGCTGATCCATCCGGCCGATGCGGCCAGCGTGATCACGGTGGCGGCGCTGGATGCGGCGACCTCCAATCTGGAAGCCTACAGCTCGCGCGGCCCGGTCCTCGGCGCCGGCGGCGCGCGTCCGGCCGGTCAGGCCGCGGGCAACGCCAAGCCCGACCTGGCCAACTTCGCCAACGTCGATACGGTGTCTTACGGCGATAACGCCTTCAACGGCACGTCCTCGGCGACGCCGCATGCGGCCGCGCTCGCGCTGCTGGGTCTGCAGCATCAGCGTCAGCTGACCGACGCCACCGTGCCGGCGCCGTTGCCGGCCGATGCCACCGCGCAGCAGAAGGCCGAACGCGCGGCCTTGCTCACGCAGCGCAACGTCAACCTGGCCGATGCCACCTACGACGCGCTGGTCTATGTCTCCAGCACCGGCGGCAACGACCTGGGCGATGCCGGCTTCGACGCCAGTTACGGCAACGGACGCCTGAAGTTCCACGCCAACGCCGAGTCGTGCTTCCTGTCGGCGACCTACGATGCGAAGTATCGCTCGCTGCTGCCCGCGCAGGCCTCGCCGCTGCCGGCCGGACAGAAGAGCTACGAGCAACTGCGCATCGACAACAGCGCTACCTGCGCCGCGAACTGA
- a CDS encoding S8 family serine peptidase, giving the protein MKKIPCKKIAMLGLASACAATLLWTQTPLGARTQAPSASDGDASSTGVGGAPDADPHAPVRLAAAVAPVPRNAAQAKLGSGQLLQAVQWFAHNAMSAAGGSGGPALGAAYSATSVAAQIAALDRAGLPAAYRDGEKVKINIRLALPYAQIADAGLLDRATSGLRETMLAAGLEARAIAGSPTLEALVPLARLESVAALAGVAQIRLMTLPDLKVTSDGLDASGVSNLRALANYGNLAVEFRDTNKTVAIIDKFGSVDLQALQLAKKWPKNTQEVTDKLVQINSAIAFGSGDALQHGDGVVQYVYGVAPKAKFRLYDIVQASDWGKAVRDAANLDALNQVLGAPRARLIGLPLEALGESGAGVIEGLSDAIAAATANGAQIIKSSDSESLEAFDGTDKTVAIIDRFSSAHPPALQLAGKWPTNTEAVPDKLVQIAGTAVFGSGEAKHGNELVEDVYGLAPNAKFRVYDIRQASDWVGAVRNAANLDTLNRALGEPRAQLIGLPLEAFGGSGGVTIAGLSAAIAAATANGVQIVKSSGKELRGENMAIAIIDTFDSSNIAALQNAGEWPNNSATVTDKLVLTASADGVTFGASRSKHGNAVTEIVYDIAPDAKYRLYDTSSGIGGWVRAVQDAANLNAFNQVQGEPRVQVISVSMGVNGASSGDGTGEGSDLRGLYEAISAANANGVLVINAAGNEARSYWDGESSAGAGNAVAQDFVRGNRDGTGREIIDDINILRRNASWGDCVPVGIADRGVADRYAFNLRMTWNNWSTGAGNTTADYRLELVRWADQTTTPAGAVMPAGWVVAAQSDNAQTGAFGQTPSEGIDYAAPVAARTARCDNVLSGAGSIEGSRYAGGGMFGVRIVRKSPNTANFLRLFTDDYQPRYSVSDRSLIAPADSADVISVAALAAATSGLEAYSSRGPILAPGGAPTTTQAVGNAKPDLANFANVDTVSYGNNAFNGTSSATPHVAALALLGLQHQMQLANATKPAPTSDVVTLQRRRNDLAEATYGSLLTIAGTGGNDLGPAGFDSGYGSGRLKFHAASKSCFLSVLYSESNRALLPAQANPLPPDQKSYSQLLAQSSEACAAR; this is encoded by the coding sequence ATGAAGAAGATCCCCTGCAAAAAAATCGCAATGCTCGGGCTGGCCAGCGCCTGCGCCGCTACATTGTTGTGGACACAGACGCCTCTGGGCGCGCGGACGCAAGCTCCTTCCGCGAGTGATGGCGATGCATCGTCCACTGGCGTGGGCGGCGCGCCCGATGCCGATCCGCATGCGCCGGTGCGTCTGGCGGCGGCGGTCGCGCCGGTGCCGCGCAATGCCGCGCAAGCCAAGTTGGGCAGCGGCCAGTTGCTGCAGGCGGTGCAATGGTTCGCTCATAACGCCATGTCCGCGGCAGGGGGAAGCGGCGGGCCGGCGCTCGGCGCGGCTTACAGCGCCACCTCCGTCGCGGCGCAGATCGCGGCTCTCGACCGGGCCGGCCTGCCGGCGGCGTATCGCGACGGCGAGAAGGTCAAGATCAATATCCGCCTGGCGCTGCCGTACGCGCAGATCGCCGATGCCGGTCTGCTGGACCGGGCGACTTCGGGCCTGCGCGAAACCATGCTCGCGGCCGGGCTGGAAGCACGCGCCATCGCCGGCTCGCCGACGCTGGAAGCGCTGGTGCCGCTGGCGCGCCTGGAATCGGTCGCGGCGCTGGCCGGTGTCGCGCAGATCCGTCTGATGACGCTGCCCGATCTCAAGGTGACCAGCGATGGGCTCGATGCCAGCGGGGTAAGCAATTTGCGCGCCCTGGCCAACTACGGCAATTTGGCCGTGGAATTTCGCGATACGAATAAAACCGTCGCGATCATCGACAAGTTCGGCTCGGTCGATCTGCAGGCTCTGCAACTTGCCAAAAAATGGCCCAAGAACACGCAGGAAGTAACCGATAAGCTCGTGCAGATCAACAGCGCCATTGCGTTCGGAAGCGGCGACGCGCTCCAGCATGGCGATGGCGTGGTCCAGTACGTCTACGGCGTGGCGCCGAAGGCGAAGTTTCGCCTGTACGACATAGTGCAGGCCAGCGATTGGGGCAAAGCCGTCCGGGACGCGGCCAATCTCGACGCGCTCAACCAGGTGCTCGGCGCGCCGCGTGCGCGGCTGATCGGCTTGCCGCTGGAAGCGCTCGGGGAATCGGGCGCCGGCGTTATCGAGGGGCTTTCCGATGCGATCGCCGCGGCCACCGCCAACGGCGCGCAGATCATCAAATCCTCCGACAGCGAAAGCCTGGAGGCGTTCGACGGCACGGACAAGACCGTCGCGATCATCGACCGGTTCAGCTCGGCGCATCCCCCAGCGCTGCAACTTGCCGGCAAGTGGCCCACGAACACCGAAGCGGTGCCCGACAAGCTCGTGCAGATCGCCGGCACCGCTGTGTTCGGAAGCGGCGAGGCCAAGCATGGCAATGAATTGGTCGAGGACGTCTACGGTCTGGCGCCGAACGCGAAGTTTCGCGTTTACGACATAAGGCAGGCGAGCGACTGGGTCGGCGCGGTCCGCAACGCGGCCAATCTCGACACGCTTAACCGGGCGCTCGGCGAGCCGCGCGCGCAGCTGATCGGTTTGCCGCTGGAGGCGTTTGGAGGGAGCGGCGGCGTCACTATCGCGGGGCTTTCCGCTGCCATTGCCGCGGCCACCGCCAACGGCGTGCAGATAGTCAAATCCTCGGGCAAAGAACTGCGCGGCGAGAATATGGCCATCGCCATCATCGACACGTTCGACTCGTCCAACATCGCCGCCCTGCAGAACGCGGGCGAGTGGCCGAACAACAGCGCGACGGTGACCGACAAGCTCGTGCTGACCGCGAGCGCGGACGGCGTAACGTTCGGGGCGAGCAGAAGCAAACACGGCAACGCGGTGACCGAGATCGTCTACGACATCGCGCCGGACGCGAAATACCGCTTGTACGACACGAGCAGCGGGATCGGCGGCTGGGTCCGTGCGGTCCAGGACGCGGCCAATCTCAATGCGTTCAATCAGGTGCAGGGCGAGCCGCGAGTGCAGGTGATCAGCGTCTCGATGGGCGTGAACGGGGCGTCTTCCGGGGATGGCACAGGCGAAGGCAGCGACCTCAGGGGGCTTTACGAGGCCATCAGCGCGGCCAATGCAAACGGCGTGCTAGTGATCAACGCCGCGGGCAACGAGGCCCGGTCGTACTGGGACGGCGAGAGCTCGGCCGGCGCGGGCAACGCGGTCGCGCAGGATTTCGTGCGCGGCAATCGCGACGGCACCGGCCGGGAGATCATCGACGACATCAATATCCTGCGCCGCAATGCCAGTTGGGGCGATTGCGTTCCTGTCGGCATCGCCGATCGCGGTGTCGCGGACCGTTACGCGTTCAATCTACGGATGACGTGGAACAACTGGAGCACAGGCGCAGGCAACACCACGGCCGACTACCGGCTCGAGTTGGTGCGCTGGGCCGACCAGACCACCACACCCGCAGGCGCGGTGATGCCGGCCGGATGGGTCGTGGCGGCGCAGTCCGACAACGCGCAGACCGGCGCGTTCGGCCAGACTCCGTCGGAAGGGATCGATTACGCGGCGCCCGTGGCAGCAAGGACTGCTCGTTGCGACAATGTGCTGTCGGGCGCGGGGAGCATCGAAGGCAGCCGGTACGCGGGCGGCGGGATGTTCGGCGTGCGGATCGTCCGCAAGTCGCCCAATACGGCCAACTTCCTGCGCCTTTTCACCGATGACTACCAGCCGAGGTATTCGGTGTCCGATCGCTCGTTGATCGCGCCGGCGGATTCCGCCGACGTCATCAGCGTGGCGGCGCTGGCCGCGGCGACGTCCGGGCTCGAGGCCTATAGCTCGCGCGGCCCGATACTCGCCCCCGGCGGCGCGCCCACGACCACCCAGGCGGTGGGCAACGCCAAGCCCGACCTGGCTAATTTCGCCAACGTCGATACGGTGTCCTATGGCAATAACGCATTCAACGGCACCTCCTCGGCGACACCGCACGTCGCCGCTCTGGCCTTGCTTGGGCTTCAGCACCAGATGCAGCTGGCCAACGCGACAAAGCCGGCGCCGACGTCCGACGTGGTCACGTTGCAGCGACGTCGCAACGATCTGGCCGAAGCGACCTATGGATCGTTGCTGACGATCGCAGGCACGGGCGGAAACGATCTGGGGCCGGCCGGATTCGACAGTGGCTATGGCAGCGGCCGCTTGAAATTCCATGCGGCGTCGAAGTCGTGCTTCCTGTCGGTGCTGTACAGCGAGAGCAACCGCGCGCTGTTGCCGGCGCAAGCCAATCCGCTGCCGCCTGACCAGAAGAGCTACAGCCAGCTGCTGGCCCAAAGCAGCGAGGCGTGCGCGGCGCGTTGA
- a CDS encoding GMC family oxidoreductase produces MSITVPANGFDVVIVGSGISGSIIAYQLALKGKQVLILEGGPPVPKSREAYMQTFFTANAKTPESPYPPTMQGPAGKGNPLGQPDPASLNTPRYTVLQINAWQKPLQCYFVYGAQTARRADDPDMQFAFGSSYERVAGGTTWHWLGTSLNHLPNDFQLRTKYGQGVDWPGGAQFYQNLLPYYRLATEVIGVSSDKPPMVDLYKTFDVEPGGDYGPNYDYPMPGIVPSLNDVLYQQKVTSLSVDGIGLFVTPTPQGRNSRPGKRRQCAGNTNCIPICPIQAKYDGTVTLAQALQTGNVQIQYQTVANNIRLQGDQVSGIDYLTYDSQTGPSTGSGTAVGKRYVLAAHAIETPKLLLMSNRNPGFANGVANSSDQVGRNLMDHVMYLAWGMSKDPIYAFRGPLSTSGIESLRDGAFRSQRAAYRIEIGNEGWNWATNDPNTTLADFVFGQNNTQLNGDSVNQQGKTLRFDPSLPAFSKLYGSRLVATLNGVYTRQLRLGYLIEQLPDPDNRVQLSSVYKDHLGLPRPQVTYRIREDYVRKAFASAKEASTRIFAALGATEYTQVPAAPVLSGVDASPTTFQYQGNTYKFYGAGHIIGTYRMGTDSKHSVVNARQQSWDHSNLYLVGSGVFPSTATANPTLTIAALALQAADHILSDLG; encoded by the coding sequence ATGAGCATCACCGTCCCCGCGAACGGTTTCGACGTGGTGATCGTGGGTTCGGGCATTTCCGGATCGATCATCGCCTATCAACTCGCGCTCAAGGGCAAGCAGGTGCTGATCCTGGAAGGCGGCCCGCCCGTGCCTAAGAGCCGCGAAGCCTACATGCAGACCTTCTTCACCGCCAACGCGAAGACGCCCGAGTCGCCGTATCCGCCGACCATGCAGGGCCCGGCGGGCAAGGGCAATCCGCTGGGGCAACCCGATCCGGCTTCGCTCAACACCCCGCGCTACACCGTGCTGCAGATCAACGCCTGGCAGAAGCCGCTGCAATGCTATTTCGTCTACGGCGCGCAGACGGCCAGGCGCGCCGACGACCCGGACATGCAGTTCGCTTTCGGCAGTTCCTACGAGCGCGTCGCCGGCGGCACCACCTGGCATTGGCTGGGCACCTCGCTCAATCATCTGCCGAACGATTTCCAGCTCAGGACCAAGTACGGCCAGGGCGTGGACTGGCCCGGCGGCGCGCAGTTCTACCAGAACCTGCTGCCGTACTACCGCCTGGCCACCGAGGTGATCGGCGTGTCGTCGGACAAGCCGCCGATGGTCGATCTGTACAAGACCTTCGATGTCGAACCCGGCGGCGATTACGGACCCAACTACGACTATCCGATGCCGGGCATCGTGCCGTCGTTGAACGACGTGCTGTACCAGCAGAAGGTCACGTCCTTGAGCGTGGACGGCATCGGGCTGTTCGTCACGCCCACGCCGCAGGGGCGCAATTCGCGTCCGGGCAAGCGCCGCCAATGCGCGGGCAACACCAACTGCATTCCGATCTGCCCGATCCAGGCCAAGTACGACGGCACCGTGACCCTGGCCCAGGCGCTGCAGACCGGCAACGTGCAGATCCAGTATCAGACCGTCGCCAACAACATCCGCCTGCAGGGCGATCAGGTCAGCGGCATCGACTATCTGACTTACGACAGCCAGACCGGGCCGTCCACCGGCAGCGGCACCGCGGTCGGCAAGCGCTACGTGCTGGCCGCGCACGCGATCGAGACGCCGAAGCTGCTGCTGATGTCCAATCGCAATCCCGGCTTCGCCAACGGCGTGGCGAACAGTTCCGATCAGGTCGGCCGCAATCTGATGGACCACGTGATGTATCTGGCCTGGGGCATGTCCAAGGACCCGATCTACGCCTTTCGCGGGCCGCTATCGACCTCGGGCATCGAGTCGCTGCGCGACGGCGCCTTCCGCAGCCAGCGCGCCGCGTACCGCATCGAGATCGGCAACGAAGGCTGGAATTGGGCCACCAACGATCCCAATACCACGCTGGCCGATTTCGTGTTCGGCCAGAACAACACGCAGTTGAACGGCGATTCGGTCAACCAGCAGGGCAAGACGCTGCGGTTCGACCCTTCGCTGCCGGCTTTCAGCAAGCTTTACGGCTCCAGGCTGGTGGCCACGCTCAACGGCGTGTACACGCGGCAGTTGCGCCTGGGCTATCTGATCGAGCAGTTGCCCGATCCGGACAATCGCGTGCAGTTGTCCAGCGTCTACAAGGATCACCTGGGCCTGCCGCGTCCGCAGGTGACTTACCGCATCCGCGAAGACTATGTGCGCAAGGCATTCGCATCGGCGAAGGAGGCTTCGACGCGGATATTCGCCGCGCTCGGCGCGACGGAGTACACCCAGGTGCCGGCGGCGCCGGTGTTGAGCGGGGTGGACGCCTCGCCGACCACCTTCCAGTACCAGGGCAACACGTACAAATTCTACGGCGCGGGCCACATCATCGGCACCTATCGCATGGGAACCGACTCGAAGCATTCGGTGGTCAACGCGCGTCAGCAGTCCTGGGACCATTCCAATCTGTACCTGGTCGGCAGCGGCGTTTTCCCGTCCACCGCCACCGCCAACCCGACCTTGACCATCGCCGCGCTGGCCTTGCAGGCGGCGGACCATATCCTCAGCGACCTCGGCTGA
- a CDS encoding PLP-dependent aminotransferase family protein, producing the protein MKRYQALADDIARSIRQGLLRPGQRLPSVRQASAARKLSPATVFQAYYLLESQGLVRPRARSGYYVSEHVHALLPEPDAASAPDGESRAVDISALVFEVLESAMARDIVPLGSAFMSPSLFPLAKLGRAMAHEAVHLDPRSTVDDLTPGNAELRRHIALRYRIGEVELGINDLVVTNGAIEALNLCIAATTRPGDAVLVESPCFYVALQTLERHGLHAVEVPTHPREGVELGALDAAIRRHAPKACWLMTSFQNPLGASMPEAKKRELVELLARHELPLIEDDVYGELHFGARRPLPAKAFDTRGLVLHCSSFSKTLAPGYRIGWAAPGRYAQRVARLKLTNTLATCVPAQLAIARYLQRGGYERHLRGLRQTLRLQQAAYLEAVARYFPSGTRVTRPDGGYFLWIELPPDRDALALQRQAAQRGISIAPGPIFSAHRGHGHCLRLNYGHALDARVDAALKVLGELSAARSAPA; encoded by the coding sequence ATGAAGCGCTACCAGGCCCTGGCCGACGACATCGCCCGCTCCATCCGCCAGGGCCTGCTGCGCCCCGGCCAACGCCTGCCCTCGGTGCGCCAGGCCAGCGCGGCGCGCAAGCTCAGCCCGGCCACCGTGTTCCAGGCCTACTACCTGCTCGAATCCCAAGGCCTGGTGCGGCCGCGCGCGCGTTCGGGCTACTACGTCAGCGAACACGTCCACGCGCTGTTGCCCGAACCCGACGCGGCGTCCGCGCCCGACGGCGAATCGCGCGCGGTGGACATCAGCGCGCTGGTGTTCGAAGTGCTGGAATCGGCGATGGCGCGCGACATCGTGCCGCTGGGTTCGGCGTTCATGAGTCCGTCGCTGTTTCCGCTGGCCAAACTCGGCCGGGCGATGGCGCACGAAGCCGTGCATCTGGATCCGCGCAGCACGGTCGACGACCTGACCCCGGGCAACGCCGAACTGCGCCGACATATCGCCCTGCGCTACCGCATCGGCGAGGTGGAGCTGGGCATCAACGATCTGGTCGTCACCAACGGCGCGATCGAAGCGCTGAACCTGTGCATCGCCGCGACCACCCGTCCCGGCGACGCGGTGCTGGTCGAATCGCCGTGCTTCTACGTCGCGCTGCAGACGCTGGAGCGCCACGGCCTGCATGCGGTGGAAGTACCGACCCATCCGCGCGAAGGCGTCGAACTCGGCGCGCTCGACGCCGCGATCCGCCGCCACGCGCCCAAGGCCTGCTGGCTGATGACCAGCTTCCAGAATCCGCTCGGCGCGAGCATGCCCGAGGCGAAGAAACGCGAGCTGGTCGAACTGTTGGCGCGGCACGAGCTGCCGCTGATCGAGGACGACGTCTACGGCGAGCTGCACTTCGGTGCGCGCCGTCCATTGCCGGCCAAGGCCTTCGACACGCGCGGACTGGTGCTGCACTGCTCGTCGTTTTCGAAAACACTGGCGCCGGGCTACCGCATCGGCTGGGCCGCGCCCGGCCGCTACGCCCAGCGCGTGGCGCGGCTCAAACTCACCAACACCCTGGCCACCTGCGTGCCGGCGCAGCTGGCGATCGCGCGTTACCTGCAGCGCGGCGGCTACGAGCGCCATCTGCGCGGCCTGCGCCAGACCTTGCGGCTACAGCAGGCCGCGTACCTGGAAGCGGTGGCGCGCTATTTCCCCAGCGGTACGCGAGTGACGCGGCCGGATGGCGGTTACTTCCTGTGGATCGAACTGCCGCCCGATCGCGACGCACTGGCCTTGCAGCGCCAGGCCGCGCAGCGCGGCATCAGCATCGCGCCGGGGCCGATCTTCTCCGCGCATCGCGGCCACGGCCACTGCCTGCGGCTCAACTACGGCCACGCACTCGATGCACGGGTGGACGCTGCGCTAAAAGTCTTGGGCGAGCTTTCGGCGGCGCGATCGGCGCCAGCCTGA
- a CDS encoding helix-turn-helix transcriptional regulator has protein sequence MLKTSTRLLRLLSLLQSRRHWTGADLCERLEVDARTVRRDVDRLRELGYPVQASTGVGGGYRLAAGASLPPLLLDDDEAVAMVVALRSATASVARIEDTAVGLLGKLDQLLPARLRRRVSALYSVTVSLKQREEGPDVETLTELAGACRDHLLIEMDYNDRGGRATRRTIEPLRLVSSGRRWYLLAWDRSREDWRLFRADRIQAARCGGGGFVPRVFPEDVAAYVQRAISQPLHGPTVRARLRGSAESLTASLPPWCGVLEHIDEHSCLLHVRGETPEEILALLALTGVEFELVDAGERRPELRAVAERLLRAVQ, from the coding sequence ATGCTCAAGACCTCGACCCGACTGCTGCGTCTGTTGTCGCTGCTGCAATCGCGCCGCCACTGGACCGGCGCCGACCTGTGCGAGCGGCTGGAAGTGGATGCGCGCACCGTGCGCCGCGATGTCGATCGCCTGCGCGAACTCGGCTATCCAGTGCAGGCCTCCACCGGCGTGGGCGGCGGCTACCGGCTGGCCGCGGGCGCCTCGCTGCCGCCGCTGCTGCTCGACGACGACGAGGCGGTGGCGATGGTGGTGGCGCTGCGCAGCGCCACCGCCAGCGTGGCGCGGATCGAAGACACCGCGGTCGGCCTGCTCGGCAAGCTCGACCAACTCCTGCCGGCGCGGCTGCGGCGCCGGGTCAGCGCGCTGTATTCGGTGACCGTGTCGTTGAAGCAGCGCGAGGAAGGCCCCGACGTCGAGACCCTGACCGAACTGGCCGGCGCCTGCCGCGACCACCTGCTGATCGAGATGGACTACAACGATCGCGGCGGCCGCGCCACGCGGCGCACGATCGAACCCTTGCGCCTGGTCAGCAGCGGCCGCCGCTGGTACCTGCTGGCCTGGGACCGCAGCCGCGAGGACTGGCGGTTGTTCCGCGCCGACCGCATCCAGGCCGCGCGTTGCGGCGGCGGCGGGTTCGTCCCGCGCGTGTTCCCGGAAGATGTGGCCGCGTATGTGCAGCGGGCGATCAGCCAGCCTCTGCACGGGCCGACCGTGCGCGCCAGACTGCGCGGCTCGGCCGAGTCGCTGACCGCGTCGCTGCCGCCGTGGTGCGGCGTGCTCGAACACATCGACGAACACTCCTGCCTGCTGCACGTGCGCGGCGAAACCCCGGAGGAAATACTCGCGCTGCTGGCGCTGACCGGAGTGGAGTTCGAACTGGTCGACGCCGGCGAGCGGCGGCCGGAACTGCGCGCGGTGGCCGAGCGGTTGTTGCGCGCGGTGCAGTGA